In Shewanella sp. VB17, a single genomic region encodes these proteins:
- a CDS encoding porin family protein gives MKKVLLVATCLMSTGVSAGESAHIVGGSLGYGTQDFESKNTNSVSVNAGDSVSTDLYYRYMLNHYFGVEAGFISGTGGVISAFTDSIFDVKDLSYQGIRGVVYGQYPLSQSNSFYAKVGASYHEVSYVMDKKNIETKDNGFYGALGWEYRFKSGVGINAEYQYIPMQELEVQSYNLGISYRF, from the coding sequence ATGAAGAAAGTGCTGTTAGTTGCTACGTGCTTAATGAGTACCGGAGTGAGTGCTGGTGAGTCAGCTCATATAGTCGGTGGAAGTTTAGGCTATGGAACTCAGGATTTTGAATCGAAAAATACTAATAGTGTCAGTGTCAATGCCGGTGATAGCGTAAGTACAGATTTATATTATCGCTATATGCTCAACCATTACTTTGGCGTAGAGGCCGGATTTATTTCTGGTACTGGTGGGGTTATCAGTGCGTTTACCGATAGTATTTTTGATGTCAAAGATTTGAGTTACCAAGGTATACGTGGTGTGGTTTATGGCCAATATCCATTGTCACAAAGTAATAGTTTTTATGCCAAAGTGGGAGCATCCTACCATGAAGTTAGTTACGTGATGGATAAAAAAAATATAGAGACCAAAGATAATGGTTTTTATGGTGCTCTTGGTTGGGAATACCGATTTAAATCAGGTGTAGGGATAAATGCAGAATATCAATATATTCCGATGCAAGAACTGGAAGTTCAAAGTTATAATTTAGGCATAAGTTATCGTTTTTAA
- a CDS encoding AAA family ATPase, protein MLYILGGLPATGKTEVSKYLAATLNAVYIRIDTIEQELRDQGVIDLYDEGYQIAFSLALDNLKNGMSVVADSTNPVKESRDAWINVARQAQSSFTEIEVTCSDKQEHRQRVETRSTDIHNLLLPSWENVTSREYQKWLSQHIILDTAGKTPEQSKNELIQLLRHYVSTQK, encoded by the coding sequence ATGCTGTATATATTAGGCGGTCTACCCGCAACAGGAAAAACTGAGGTGTCAAAATATCTAGCTGCAACTTTGAATGCAGTCTATATACGCATCGACACTATTGAGCAAGAATTAAGAGATCAAGGTGTGATAGATCTCTACGATGAAGGTTATCAAATAGCTTTTTCACTTGCTTTAGATAACCTCAAGAACGGCATGTCTGTCGTAGCAGATTCGACCAACCCAGTCAAAGAATCAAGGGATGCTTGGATTAATGTGGCTAGACAAGCTCAATCTTCATTCACAGAAATCGAAGTCACCTGCTCAGATAAACAAGAACATCGACAACGCGTCGAAACTCGGAGCACTGATATTCATAACCTTTTACTTCCAAGCTGGGAAAACGTAACCTCAAGGGAGTATCAAAAATGGCTATCGCAACATATCATCTTAGATACTGCAGGGAAAACGCCAGAGCAAAGTAAAAATGAGCTTATCCAATTACTGAGGCATTATGTTTCTACGCAGAAATAA
- a CDS encoding sodium-dependent transporter — MQREQWNSRTGFILAAVGSAIGLGNIWRFPYMAYENGGGAFFIPYLFAMISAGIPFMIMEFSLGHKLRGAAPKIFSKLGHKYGLRLEWLGWFQILIAAVIAVYYVAVIGWAISFLGFSFTQSWGADTNAFFFSEYLKLGDNSPTRLGDFQLNIAIPMTIAWGITFLTVFTGVKKGIERASKLMMPLLFIMVLMLIGRIIFLPGAFEGLNYLFQPDFSKIFDAKVWSAAYGQIFFTLSVGFSIMLAYSSYLPEKSDINNNAFMTVLINCGFSILAGILIFAILGYMAQEQAKPLTEVVSSGVGLAFVTIPAAINLLPAPYLFGPLFFFALVVAGLSSHISIIEAITSALIDKLQVPRKKAAVIVCITGFTISMAFATNGGLLLLDLIDYFINNIALLSSCFAELIILAWLFKIADIRDYANRISDFNVGRWLELCLRFISPAILAIILVKNLINTINNGYGDYPITDQLILGWGLIALMLLISFVINLASNKEEL; from the coding sequence ATGCAAAGAGAGCAATGGAATTCTCGTACAGGCTTTATTCTCGCCGCTGTAGGCTCCGCAATTGGACTTGGTAATATCTGGCGCTTCCCCTATATGGCTTATGAAAATGGCGGTGGCGCTTTTTTCATTCCCTACCTTTTCGCCATGATATCTGCAGGGATCCCATTTATGATAATGGAGTTCAGTTTAGGTCACAAGTTACGTGGAGCAGCCCCCAAAATATTTTCCAAACTAGGTCATAAATATGGACTCAGACTCGAATGGCTCGGATGGTTTCAGATCTTAATCGCTGCCGTCATCGCTGTCTATTATGTTGCTGTCATCGGTTGGGCAATCTCCTTTTTAGGTTTTTCATTTACCCAAAGCTGGGGGGCTGACACTAATGCATTTTTCTTCAGCGAATACCTTAAACTCGGCGACAACTCCCCAACACGTTTAGGGGATTTCCAACTCAATATTGCCATTCCCATGACCATCGCTTGGGGGATTACCTTTTTAACTGTTTTCACCGGGGTAAAAAAGGGAATCGAACGAGCCAGTAAGCTAATGATGCCACTACTTTTTATTATGGTACTCATGTTAATCGGTCGAATTATTTTTCTACCGGGGGCATTTGAGGGGCTTAACTATTTGTTCCAACCTGACTTTAGCAAAATTTTCGATGCTAAAGTATGGTCTGCTGCCTATGGGCAAATATTCTTCACATTAAGTGTCGGTTTTTCTATTATGTTGGCCTACTCAAGCTATTTACCAGAAAAGTCTGACATCAATAATAATGCTTTTATGACAGTCTTAATCAACTGTGGCTTCTCGATTCTCGCTGGAATATTAATCTTCGCTATATTGGGTTATATGGCTCAAGAGCAAGCCAAGCCATTAACTGAAGTGGTATCATCAGGTGTTGGACTCGCTTTCGTGACTATCCCAGCGGCAATCAACTTACTCCCTGCCCCCTATCTATTCGGGCCACTTTTTTTCTTCGCTTTAGTGGTGGCTGGATTAAGTTCCCACATATCCATTATCGAAGCAATAACCTCAGCGTTAATCGATAAATTACAGGTTCCACGTAAAAAGGCCGCTGTCATAGTATGCATAACAGGCTTTACTATTTCGATGGCATTTGCGACTAATGGAGGTTTGCTTCTACTCGATTTAATTGATTATTTTATCAATAATATCGCCTTATTATCGAGCTGCTTTGCAGAACTGATTATATTGGCCTGGTTATTTAAAATTGCTGACATTAGGGATTACGCAAATCGTATTTCTGACTTTAACGTTGGGCGCTGGCTGGAACTGTGCTTACGTTTTATCAGTCCAGCAATATTGGCCATCATTTTAGTTAAAAACCTGATTAATACCATTAATAATGGTTACGGAGATTACCCCATCACAGATCAGTTAATATTGGGTTGGGGGCTTATCGCTTTAATGTTATTAATCTCTTTCGTAATAAATTTAGCGTCGAACAAGGAGGAATTATGA
- a CDS encoding YajG family lipoprotein — MKRLFLSLTAAIALSGCASQMPSHIALNPQVPNIETRLHSPQTISLETIDARSANFIVRFNHDDEAAKLVSPSEAPRKQMDEVFRQGLTKAGYQLTPNSMNQLQIQIEQLLTDVDSGTFSYQADTNIIINIIAKNNNHTLTKRYTARNSVTGPFSADFATLELAINKLLDELSSKILTDPELNEFIQ; from the coding sequence ATGAAACGTCTTTTTCTTTCGCTAACAGCAGCCATTGCCCTATCGGGTTGTGCTTCTCAGATGCCGAGTCATATCGCATTGAACCCTCAAGTCCCCAACATTGAGACTAGACTCCACTCTCCTCAAACCATTAGCCTGGAGACAATCGATGCTCGTTCGGCCAACTTTATTGTCCGATTTAATCATGACGATGAAGCCGCTAAATTAGTCAGTCCGTCTGAAGCTCCAAGAAAACAAATGGACGAAGTGTTTCGTCAAGGGTTAACCAAAGCAGGTTATCAACTCACCCCTAATTCAATGAATCAACTGCAAATCCAAATAGAACAATTATTGACTGACGTAGATAGCGGAACATTCAGTTATCAAGCTGACACTAATATCATTATTAATATCATAGCGAAGAACAATAATCATACACTTACTAAACGTTACACAGCCAGAAATAGTGTCACCGGCCCCTTTAGTGCTGATTTTGCCACCCTAGAGCTGGCCATTAATAAACTACTCGATGAGTTGAGCAGTAAAATATTAACTGATCCTGAACTTAACGAATTTATTCAATAA
- a CDS encoding peptidylprolyl isomerase — MTRFFYALILLCLSQAAFAIDIQPNSVYPRVQLDTSMGLIVVELDRKRAPLTVDNFLTYVVNGHYDNTLFHRVIAGFVVQGGGLNLKQQEKPVDPPIVNESGNGLSNTFGTIAMARSQSAHSATSQFYFNLGENKPLDPSSKRWGYAVFGEVIAGEEVLIAISNVTTEHNRKLNWPDFPIKDVILKKATLLPRK, encoded by the coding sequence ATGACTCGTTTTTTTTATGCGTTAATACTTTTGTGCCTAAGCCAAGCTGCATTTGCTATCGACATTCAACCCAATAGTGTTTACCCACGAGTACAACTTGACACCAGTATGGGGCTAATAGTGGTCGAACTCGACAGAAAACGTGCCCCGTTAACCGTCGATAACTTTCTCACTTACGTGGTTAATGGCCACTATGACAACACACTGTTTCATCGTGTTATTGCTGGTTTTGTAGTGCAAGGTGGTGGATTAAATCTCAAACAGCAGGAGAAGCCAGTTGATCCCCCTATTGTGAACGAATCAGGTAATGGGCTATCTAACACCTTCGGCACAATAGCCATGGCACGAAGTCAATCCGCCCATTCAGCCACCAGCCAATTCTATTTTAATCTCGGTGAAAACAAGCCTCTCGATCCTTCATCAAAACGTTGGGGTTATGCGGTTTTTGGTGAAGTAATCGCCGGTGAAGAGGTACTCATCGCAATCTCCAATGTGACAACCGAACATAATCGTAAGCTTAATTGGCCAGACTTTCCGATTAAGGACGTTATCTTAAAGAAGGCCACTTTATTGCCTAGAAAATAA
- a CDS encoding ketopantoate reductase family protein, producing the protein MPINANNIAILGAGAIGQLIYHQLEAADAKAIFITKGVSGTHQQNLTFTNLAKKVSCSLATVIGFTQQEYHPKNLQHQLQNIELVIVCVKAYQVNDAVSSVIKYLPKHCHILLLHNGMGPHLQVQKKLLTQGLSVGTTSQGALKLAPWHVQQTGTGDSHLGPASGIPLVKNLKLLLLNAIPQSLWCDTILTYLWQKLAINAAINPLTTIDKCRNGALADPSYTLLINKIITELVNVAQADGVVLDKLVITNKVYEVITHTASNYSSMHQDVTHKRQTEIDYINGYIISRAKKHHLSCQINEQLLHQIKTIESQYLTIGLSDNPTY; encoded by the coding sequence ATGCCCATCAACGCGAACAACATTGCAATCTTGGGCGCTGGAGCGATTGGGCAACTTATCTATCATCAACTGGAAGCCGCAGACGCTAAAGCTATTTTCATCACTAAAGGAGTATCGGGCACTCACCAGCAAAACCTGACTTTTACCAACCTAGCAAAAAAAGTATCGTGCTCATTGGCCACAGTCATTGGATTTACACAGCAAGAATACCACCCAAAAAATTTACAACATCAGCTACAAAACATCGAACTTGTCATCGTTTGTGTAAAAGCCTACCAAGTCAATGATGCCGTTAGCTCTGTGATTAAATATTTGCCTAAACACTGCCATATATTACTACTGCATAATGGAATGGGACCGCACCTTCAGGTGCAAAAAAAACTATTAACTCAAGGGTTAAGTGTCGGCACAACCTCTCAAGGTGCATTAAAATTAGCGCCTTGGCATGTACAACAAACAGGGACTGGCGACTCTCATTTAGGACCCGCGAGTGGCATACCTTTAGTAAAAAACCTCAAACTTTTGCTACTCAATGCCATTCCACAAAGCCTATGGTGCGACACTATATTGACTTATCTTTGGCAAAAACTGGCCATCAACGCAGCGATTAACCCATTAACAACGATAGATAAATGCCGCAACGGCGCCTTAGCTGATCCAAGCTATACATTGCTTATAAATAAAATCATCACAGAACTTGTCAATGTTGCCCAAGCAGATGGGGTAGTGCTAGATAAGTTGGTCATCACCAACAAGGTGTATGAAGTGATTACACATACCGCCAGCAACTACTCTTCTATGCATCAAGATGTGACTCACAAACGTCAAACTGAAATCGACTACATTAACGGCTATATCATTTCACGAGCAAAAAAACATCATCTAAGCTGCCAAATAAATGAGCAACTCTTACATCAAATAAAAACTATTGAATCACAATACCTGACGATAGGACTAAGTGACAATCCGACATATTAA
- a CDS encoding YajQ family cyclic di-GMP-binding protein yields the protein MPSMDIVSEVDEVELRNAVDNSVRELKTRFDFRGKEASFEYKDHIVTLSAEDDFQCQQLVDILRMQLSKRNVDPASMDVDDKSVHSGKTFSLKVRFKEGIEVLTAKKLVKMIKDSKLKVQSSIQGDSVRVTGKKRDDLQAVMTLARESELDQPFQFNNFRD from the coding sequence ATGCCTTCAATGGATATAGTTTCAGAAGTCGATGAAGTTGAACTAAGAAATGCGGTTGATAATTCAGTACGTGAGTTAAAAACCCGCTTCGACTTTCGTGGCAAAGAAGCGAGTTTCGAATATAAAGATCATATCGTGACGCTGTCGGCGGAAGATGATTTTCAGTGTCAGCAGCTAGTCGACATTCTTCGCATGCAATTGAGTAAACGTAATGTTGACCCTGCATCGATGGATGTGGATGACAAATCAGTGCATAGCGGTAAGACATTTTCATTGAAAGTGCGCTTCAAAGAGGGCATTGAAGTACTGACTGCTAAGAAATTAGTTAAGATGATTAAAGACAGTAAACTAAAGGTACAGTCTTCAATTCAAGGAGATTCTGTTCGTGTTACCGGTAAAAAGCGTGACGATTTGCAGGCAGTAATGACGCTAGCGCGCGAATCAGAACTGGACCAGCCATTTCAGTTTAATAACTTTAGGGATTAA
- a CDS encoding methionine/alanine import family NSS transporter small subunit codes for MSTEAIIMMILALLITWGGAGICIAIAMKRSKK; via the coding sequence ATGAGCACAGAAGCCATCATTATGATGATCTTAGCCTTACTTATCACTTGGGGCGGAGCGGGTATATGTATTGCCATCGCAATGAAAAGATCAAAGAAGTAA
- a CDS encoding DUF2804 domain-containing protein translates to MNECDLMRIETRTAPKSLISERGMPSFGYFDGPVTSLGLEMFAYYDEMDKPASTLSRYFHYKQFQFVSVVTPHYIIGVSLADIRYAASAFCYLYDINKNRITETRWLKPLGLGYKLTPSPMEGIAEIAGQKGMMAFHLSKGVWSLSIDTLHIKAELTLSPPVLSLPMAMCNPTGYSGWTYTQKHNGLKPRGQLTINDEPQPLNMALASYDFSAGYMRRETSWRWACINAHTDDGVIGVNLAAGVNETGCNENVFWIHGERHLLGAVHFDFARISLGQKENKAVSGNKKRQIWRIYSHNGQVELAFKSLNCRQEKLNLLLLKTNFRQYIGHYSGYIIDNSGVKHIIDNVLGLAEDHFALW, encoded by the coding sequence ATGAATGAATGTGATCTTATGAGAATAGAGACGAGAACAGCGCCTAAAAGCCTGATATCTGAAAGGGGGATGCCGAGCTTCGGTTATTTTGATGGTCCAGTGACTTCACTTGGACTTGAGATGTTTGCTTATTATGATGAGATGGATAAGCCAGCCTCTACTTTGAGTCGCTACTTTCATTATAAACAATTTCAATTTGTGAGTGTGGTGACTCCGCATTATATTATCGGCGTGTCGCTTGCTGATATTCGTTATGCAGCAAGCGCATTTTGTTATCTTTATGATATTAATAAAAATAGGATAACTGAAACCCGCTGGCTTAAGCCCTTAGGTTTAGGCTATAAGCTGACTCCTTCTCCGATGGAGGGGATAGCTGAAATTGCAGGACAGAAGGGCATGATGGCTTTTCATCTATCTAAAGGTGTTTGGTCCTTGTCTATTGACACTTTACACATCAAAGCTGAGTTAACCTTATCTCCTCCAGTGTTAAGTTTACCGATGGCGATGTGTAACCCTACAGGGTATAGCGGCTGGACTTATACTCAAAAACATAACGGACTAAAGCCTCGAGGCCAATTAACCATCAATGATGAACCTCAGCCATTAAATATGGCTTTAGCAAGTTATGACTTTTCAGCAGGCTACATGCGCCGAGAAACCAGTTGGCGCTGGGCCTGTATTAACGCGCATACCGATGACGGTGTGATAGGGGTAAATTTAGCTGCTGGCGTCAATGAAACGGGTTGCAATGAAAACGTGTTCTGGATCCACGGTGAGAGACACTTGCTAGGTGCCGTACATTTTGATTTTGCTAGGATTAGCCTTGGGCAGAAAGAAAATAAAGCGGTAAGCGGGAATAAAAAAAGGCAAATTTGGCGAATATATTCACATAACGGTCAGGTTGAACTGGCTTTTAAATCATTGAATTGTCGCCAAGAGAAACTGAATCTACTGTTATTAAAAACCAATTTCAGGCAATACATCGGCCATTATTCAGGTTACATCATAGATAACTCAGGTGTTAAACATATTATTGATAATGTACTGGGTTTAGCAGAAGATCACTTTGCACTTTGGTAA
- a CDS encoding diacylglycerol kinase gives MNILDNNDTDTAPQIVIKRKGIMRLIYTCKHSFNGLKWMCKNEAAFQQELLLFFPLTLYAFLADVTRLQSCILIISLLFVLFAELVNTAIEVVVDRIGREFHPLSGLAKDISSAFVLVSLVIACLVWVGVLSAP, from the coding sequence ATGAATATTCTAGATAACAATGATACTGATACAGCCCCTCAGATTGTGATAAAGCGCAAGGGTATTATGCGACTAATCTATACGTGTAAACATAGTTTTAACGGTCTTAAATGGATGTGTAAAAATGAAGCAGCATTCCAACAGGAACTGCTTTTATTTTTCCCACTAACCCTTTATGCTTTTTTAGCAGACGTCACTAGATTACAAAGTTGCATACTCATTATATCGCTATTGTTTGTGTTGTTTGCTGAGCTAGTTAATACAGCGATTGAAGTGGTTGTCGACCGTATTGGACGTGAATTTCACCCATTATCAGGCCTTGCTAAAGATATTTCTTCAGCATTTGTATTGGTCAGTTTAGTCATCGCTTGTCTTGTGTGGGTAGGAGTGTTATCAGCACCATAG
- a CDS encoding MFS transporter has translation MSLVKHSSLARIKDAFSIYGHKRVLVLLLLGFSAGLPLMLVFSTLSFWLRQAGIDRTAIGYFSWIALVYGFKWAWSPLVDRLSLPILSDLLGRRRGWMLFAQVLLVSAILGMSFSDPVKDLDRLALFAFMVAFASATQDIVIDAFRIESAHEKMQAALAAAYQVGYRSAMIIATAGALTIAAWVEPNNQVYSLQSWQTAYMCMAGLMSIGIITTLFSQEPNVETKLADENEQEIKKKFNQRYPSAVANTLSWFYTASVLPFLDFFKRYGRNAILILLLISCYRISDIVMGIMANVFYVDMGFAKDEIAAISKIYGLIMTLVGAGFGGLLVAHFGTMKILFLGALLVAVTNLLFAYQAMVGYDVTLLTMVISIDNLSAGIATAAFIAYLSSLTSAGYSATQYALLSSIMLLFPKFIAGFSGAYVDAFGYINFFIAASIIGFPVLWLVLLVDKRTKQDMTSPPTQTQQKTNQTPQI, from the coding sequence ATGTCTCTAGTCAAACATTCATCGCTTGCACGAATTAAAGACGCATTTTCAATTTACGGCCATAAACGCGTCTTAGTTTTACTGTTACTGGGGTTCTCTGCTGGTCTCCCTTTGATGTTAGTATTCTCAACGCTCTCTTTTTGGCTTAGGCAAGCTGGGATAGACAGGACAGCCATTGGTTACTTTAGTTGGATAGCCCTTGTTTATGGGTTTAAATGGGCATGGTCTCCTCTTGTGGACAGGCTTTCTCTCCCAATATTGAGTGATTTGCTAGGCCGACGTCGAGGCTGGATGTTATTTGCTCAAGTATTATTAGTTAGCGCTATTTTAGGCATGTCTTTTAGTGATCCAGTTAAGGATCTCGATCGGCTGGCACTGTTTGCATTTATGGTCGCTTTTGCCTCAGCAACACAAGATATCGTGATTGATGCTTTTCGTATTGAATCTGCTCACGAAAAAATGCAAGCCGCCCTTGCTGCTGCCTATCAAGTCGGTTACCGCAGCGCAATGATTATCGCGACAGCAGGCGCACTGACCATCGCAGCTTGGGTAGAGCCCAATAATCAAGTATATAGTCTACAGTCTTGGCAAACCGCTTACATGTGTATGGCAGGTCTTATGTCAATTGGCATTATTACCACTTTGTTTAGTCAAGAGCCTAATGTGGAAACTAAACTCGCCGATGAAAATGAACAAGAAATTAAGAAGAAGTTTAATCAGCGCTACCCTAGCGCTGTTGCTAACACTTTATCTTGGTTTTATACCGCGAGTGTTTTGCCTTTTTTAGATTTCTTTAAACGTTACGGACGCAATGCCATTCTTATCTTGTTACTTATTTCTTGCTACCGGATATCAGACATAGTGATGGGAATTATGGCTAATGTCTTTTATGTCGACATGGGATTCGCAAAAGATGAAATTGCCGCAATAAGTAAAATTTACGGTCTAATAATGACTTTGGTAGGAGCTGGGTTCGGTGGTTTATTGGTGGCCCATTTTGGCACCATGAAGATCCTGTTTTTAGGCGCTCTACTGGTTGCTGTCACCAATTTGTTATTCGCCTATCAGGCGATGGTGGGCTACGATGTGACTTTATTAACGATGGTTATCTCTATCGATAACCTCAGCGCAGGAATTGCAACCGCCGCCTTTATCGCTTACTTATCAAGTTTAACAAGTGCTGGTTACAGCGCAACCCAATATGCATTACTCTCATCGATCATGTTGCTATTTCCTAAGTTTATCGCGGGTTTCTCTGGCGCTTACGTCGATGCTTTTGGTTATATCAACTTCTTTATTGCAGCCAGTATTATTGGCTTTCCTGTTCTCTGGTTAGTGCTGCTGGTTGATAAGCGCACTAAGCAAGATATGACTTCGCCACCAACACAGACTCAGCAAAAAACCAACCAGACACCACAAATTTAA
- a CDS encoding tRNA-(ms[2]io[6]A)-hydroxylase: MSFLRYATPPEWVEAVLDDFDTFLFDHAAAEKKASGMAISMISHYPDKTTLVEKMIDLSIEELCHYREVIKLIHERGRQLNSDSKDEYVNAFRGAMRKGGEAYFLDRLIIGAIIEARGAERFALIAKALPDGKMKSFYLSLSESESRHYELFLELAALYFESAAIDQRVDELLDIEATICASLPIRSALH, encoded by the coding sequence ATGAGCTTTTTACGTTATGCGACTCCGCCAGAATGGGTTGAGGCGGTATTGGATGATTTCGATACTTTTTTATTTGACCATGCGGCGGCAGAGAAAAAAGCATCCGGTATGGCTATCTCGATGATATCCCATTATCCAGACAAAACCACGTTAGTAGAAAAAATGATCGATTTATCCATTGAAGAATTATGCCACTATCGTGAAGTCATAAAACTTATTCATGAGAGAGGGAGACAACTTAACTCTGACAGTAAAGATGAATACGTTAATGCCTTTCGTGGTGCAATGCGCAAAGGTGGTGAGGCATATTTTCTTGACCGACTGATTATTGGGGCCATTATCGAAGCGCGTGGAGCAGAGCGGTTTGCCTTGATAGCCAAAGCCTTGCCTGACGGTAAAATGAAATCATTTTATCTGTCTCTTTCAGAATCAGAAAGTCGCCATTATGAACTGTTTTTGGAGCTGGCAGCCTTGTACTTTGAATCAGCTGCGATTGATCAACGTGTTGATGAATTACTGGATATCGAAGCCACTATTTGCGCGTCTTTGCCCATTCGTTCTGCGCTGCATTAA
- a CDS encoding VanZ family protein, producing MISRQYIFKLALAAALIVISYLVFSQPNYPQSIPNMDKVGHLLSFFGLAYLTHLAFKPKWYFLAITLACYAIFIELVQSYLPYRSASVADFAADMVGVLLFYCCHWGYQRYINASQIKHRK from the coding sequence GTGATATCAAGACAATATATTTTTAAACTGGCCTTGGCCGCTGCATTGATTGTGATAAGTTATCTGGTGTTTTCTCAGCCTAACTATCCTCAAAGCATCCCCAATATGGACAAGGTTGGCCATTTATTAAGTTTCTTTGGTCTTGCCTATTTAACTCACCTTGCCTTTAAACCTAAATGGTACTTCCTTGCCATTACACTTGCTTGCTACGCCATCTTTATTGAGTTAGTTCAATCCTATTTACCTTATCGCAGTGCTTCGGTCGCTGACTTTGCCGCTGATATGGTTGGCGTATTACTTTTCTATTGTTGTCATTGGGGCTACCAACGTTATATCAATGCATCACAGATTAAACATAGAAAGTAA
- a CDS encoding phosphatase PAP2 family protein, whose product MQCQQLFTFALSSVFCYHFPRFHSLWIAMMIAVFIGQLAQNFHYLGDLLAGADIGILSTQLAIYFSQKVNR is encoded by the coding sequence ATCCAATGCCAACAGCTTTTTACTTTTGCACTCTCCAGTGTATTCTGCTATCACTTTCCCCGTTTCCATTCACTGTGGATTGCTATGATGATCGCCGTGTTTATCGGTCAACTAGCACAAAACTTTCACTACTTAGGCGATCTACTGGCCGGTGCTGACATAGGTATTTTATCCACACAGCTCGCCATTTACTTCAGTCAAAAAGTTAACCGGTAA